In the genome of Lentimicrobium sp. L6, one region contains:
- a CDS encoding anti-sigma factor, with protein sequence MIKVKSIILLALMALVFVTSCKKDEEAPVSTNGNLNIEISGLEDLGSDYAYEGWIIVDGKAISSGVFEVDATGMMSKTSFEVALSDLNAASTYVLTIEPNRDTDPNPSSVHVLAGDFDGGSASLSVAHGAALGNDFSSSTGAYILATPTDGGSETDENSGVWWLDPSAGPAASLDLPVLPAGWAYEGWAVVDGIPISTGRFLSTSGADQSDIYSGQSADAPPFPGEDLLMNAPNGVSFPTDLAGKTVVISVEPQPDNSAAPFLLKPLVGAVPSDATDRTLYQMSNNAANTNPSGMAKKK encoded by the coding sequence ATGATTAAAGTAAAATCTATTATTCTATTGGCCTTAATGGCATTAGTTTTTGTAACAAGCTGTAAGAAAGATGAGGAGGCTCCAGTAAGTACCAATGGGAATTTAAATATTGAAATCTCTGGCCTTGAAGATTTGGGTAGTGATTATGCCTATGAAGGTTGGATTATAGTAGATGGTAAAGCCATTTCGTCTGGAGTATTTGAAGTAGATGCTACAGGTATGATGAGTAAAACGAGTTTTGAAGTGGCCTTAAGTGATTTAAATGCAGCTTCAACCTATGTTTTAACTATCGAACCCAACCGAGATACCGATCCTAATCCAAGTAGTGTTCATGTTTTAGCAGGTGACTTTGATGGAGGTTCTGCTTCCTTAAGTGTGGCGCATGGCGCGGCCCTTGGCAATGACTTCTCAAGTTCAACTGGAGCCTATATTCTGGCAACTCCAACCGATGGAGGTTCCGAAACAGATGAAAATAGCGGAGTATGGTGGTTAGATCCTTCAGCAGGACCAGCAGCAAGTCTTGATTTACCAGTTTTACCTGCCGGTTGGGCTTATGAAGGATGGGCTGTTGTAGATGGAATTCCAATTAGTACAGGTAGATTTTTATCAACTTCTGGTGCAGACCAATCCGATATTTATAGCGGACAGAGTGCAGATGCGCCTCCATTTCCTGGAGAAGACTTATTGATGAATGCGCCAAATGGCGTATCTTTTCCAACAGATTTAGCAGGAAAAACGGTGGTGATTTCTGTGGAACCACAACCTGATAATAGTGCGGCTCCATTTTTATTAAAACCTTTGGTTGGTGCTGTTCCTAGTGATGCTACTGATCGTACATTATATCAGATGTCGAATAATGCTGCCAATACCAATCCTTCTGGTATGGCAAAGAAAAAATAA